From one Eptesicus fuscus isolate TK198812 chromosome 21, DD_ASM_mEF_20220401, whole genome shotgun sequence genomic stretch:
- the LOC103304055 gene encoding LOW QUALITY PROTEIN: talin rod domain-containing protein 1 (The sequence of the model RefSeq protein was modified relative to this genomic sequence to represent the inferred CDS: inserted 7 bases in 5 codons; deleted 2 bases in 1 codon) produces the protein MAAQAVAVPAAEGLAPRVPALSPSSPATQGLSILTQDVQSQLNMGRFGGGARLLAVSPTECSAHXAYLALEATPGAQSAENRYRVTRCRHEVEQGYGLRHAAPLSPATPAVRHPTPQLLQEVSQGLSCNLKFLTDACALASDKSRDFARAGDALGPEPTSCVQCLLXGCVREVKAAPSRCAVQRAVVQAVXALVGFATEPQFLGHAATLGGARGVVXACVLRPRCLRDLAQHPDGRQEAGPQGELRNWACAVXEGRTLLSQALRERSSPGTSLPVNSNSVN, from the exons ATGGCTGCACAGGCGGTGGCAGTGCCAGCAGCGGAG GGCCTGGCCCCGCGGGTGCCCGCGCTGAGTCCTTCGAgccctgccacccaggggctctcCATCCTGACCCAGGACGTGCAGAGCCAGCTGAACATGGGCCGCTTTGGAGGCGGGGCCCGCCTGCTGGCGGTGTCGCCAACAGAATGCTCCGCCCA GGCCTACCTGGCATTGGAGGCCACGCCGGGCGCCCAGTCCGCGGAGAACCGCTACCGGGTGACTCGCTGCCGCCACGAGGTGGAGCAGGGCTACGGGCTACGCCACGCTGCGCCCCTCTCCCCCGCAACCCCCGCTGTccgacacccc accccccagctgctgCAGGAGGTGTCGCAGGGCCTGTCGTGCAACCTCAAGTTCCTGACGGACGCATGCGCCCTGGCCAGCGACAAGTCCCGGGACTTCGCACGAGCCGGAGATGCGCTGGGGCCCGAGCCCACCTCGTGTGTCCAGTGTCTGC CCGGCTGCGTGCGGGAGGTCAAGGCGGCGCCCAGCCGCTGCGCCGTTCAGCGGGCGGTGGTGCAGGCGGT GGCACTGGTGGGCTTCGCCACGGAGCCGCAGTTCCTGGGTCACGCGGCCACCCTGGGCGGCGCCAGGGGCGTGG TGGCCTGCGTGCTCCGGCCCCGGTGCCTCAGGGACCTGGCGCAGCACCCCGATGGGCGCCAAGAGGCCGGACCACAGGGAGAGCTGAGGAACTGGGCCTGCGCCG CTGAAGGCCGCACCCTGCTATCTCAGGCTTTAAGGGAGAGGTCTTCGCCCGGGACTTCACTGCCAGTGAATTCCAATTCTGTGAATTAg
- the LOC103304050 gene encoding zinc finger protein 134 isoform X1 yields MTLATAGGARTGPGCCLGVKDEEASSEQSISVEVSPVRPAKGGSSTQMAHPCDICGPILKDILHPDDHQEIHYGLKPHTCEACGRQFSRGANFFQHQKQYNAEKPVRRDKGKATCVKNGRVCEGPPPSEKPCVCEGDQSFQACVDSHQQKAAHRERKTRRTESGAACHIAQMHYNCNECGKAFSRKDTLVQHEKIHSGERPYECGECGKAFSRKATLVQHQRIHTGERPYECSECGKSFSRKDNLTQHKRIHTGEMPYKCGECGKYFSHHSNLIVHQRVHNGARPFKCNDCGKVFRHKSTLVQHESIHTGENPYVCSDCGKSFGHKYTLIKHQRIHTESRPFECIECGKFFSRSSDFIAHQRVHTGERPFVCSKCGKDFIRTSHLVRHQKVHTGERPYECNECGKAYSLSSHLIRHQKVHTAGRL; encoded by the exons ATGACTctagccacagcaggaggggctcgGACCGGCCCGG GTTGTTGCCTTGGGGTGAAGGATGAAGAGGCATCTTCTGAGCAGAGCATTTCTGTGGAAGTGTCACCTGTGCGTCCTGCCAAGGGAGGTTCATCGACCCAGATGGCTCACCCTTGTGACATATGTGGCCCCATCTTGAAAGATATTTTGCATCCGGATGACCACCAGGAAATACATTATGGACTAAAACCACACACATGTGAGGCATGTGGGAGACAATTCTCACGTGGTGCAAACTTTTTCCAGCACCAGAAGCAGTACAATGCAGAGAAACCCGTGAGGAGGGACAAAGGCAAGGCCACATGTGTGAAGAACGGTCGAGTCTGTGAAGGACCTCCTCCGTCAGAGAAGccctgtgtgtgtgagggggatcAGAGCTTCCAGGCATGTGTGGACAGTCACCAGCAAAAGGCCGCCCACCGCGAGAGGAAGACCAGGCGCACCGAGAGTGGGGCGGCCTGTCACATCGCACAGATGCATTACAATTGCAAcgagtgtgggaaggccttcagccGCAAAGACACGCTTGTTCAGCACGAGAAAATCCActctggagaaaggccttatgagtgcggtgaatgtgggaaggccttcagccGCAAAGCCACACTCGTGCAGCATCAGAGAATCCACACTGGGGAGAGGCCTTACGAGTGCAgcgaatgtgggaagtcctttagCCGCAAAGACAACCTTACACAGCACaaaagaattcacactggagaaatgCCTTATAAGTGTGGTGAATGTGGAAAATACTTTAGCCATCACTCCAATTTAATTgtacaccagagagttcacaatGGAGCAAGGCCTTTTAAGTGCAATGATTGTGGGAAAGTTTTCAGACACAAATCCACACTTGTCCAGCATGAGAGCATCCACACTGGAGAAAACCCTTATGTTTGCAGTGATTGTGGCAAGTCCTTTGGCCACAAATACACCCTCATTAAACACCAGAGAATTCACACCGAGAGTAGGCCTTTTGAATGCATTGAATGTGGGAAATTCTTTAGTCGAAGCTCTGACTTTATTgcacaccagagagttcacacggGTGAAAGGCCTTTTGTGTGTAGCAAATGCGGGAAAGATTTCATAAGAACCTCCCACCTTGTTCGGCATCAaaaagttcacactggagaaaggccatATGAGTGCAATGAATGCGGGAAAGCCTATAGCTTAAGCTCCCACCTCATTCGGCATCAGAAAGTTCACACTGCAGGAAGGCTTTAG
- the LOC103304050 gene encoding zinc finger protein 134 isoform X2: MAHPCDICGPILKDILHPDDHQEIHYGLKPHTCEACGRQFSRGANFFQHQKQYNAEKPVRRDKGKATCVKNGRVCEGPPPSEKPCVCEGDQSFQACVDSHQQKAAHRERKTRRTESGAACHIAQMHYNCNECGKAFSRKDTLVQHEKIHSGERPYECGECGKAFSRKATLVQHQRIHTGERPYECSECGKSFSRKDNLTQHKRIHTGEMPYKCGECGKYFSHHSNLIVHQRVHNGARPFKCNDCGKVFRHKSTLVQHESIHTGENPYVCSDCGKSFGHKYTLIKHQRIHTESRPFECIECGKFFSRSSDFIAHQRVHTGERPFVCSKCGKDFIRTSHLVRHQKVHTGERPYECNECGKAYSLSSHLIRHQKVHTAGRL; encoded by the coding sequence ATGGCTCACCCTTGTGACATATGTGGCCCCATCTTGAAAGATATTTTGCATCCGGATGACCACCAGGAAATACATTATGGACTAAAACCACACACATGTGAGGCATGTGGGAGACAATTCTCACGTGGTGCAAACTTTTTCCAGCACCAGAAGCAGTACAATGCAGAGAAACCCGTGAGGAGGGACAAAGGCAAGGCCACATGTGTGAAGAACGGTCGAGTCTGTGAAGGACCTCCTCCGTCAGAGAAGccctgtgtgtgtgagggggatcAGAGCTTCCAGGCATGTGTGGACAGTCACCAGCAAAAGGCCGCCCACCGCGAGAGGAAGACCAGGCGCACCGAGAGTGGGGCGGCCTGTCACATCGCACAGATGCATTACAATTGCAAcgagtgtgggaaggccttcagccGCAAAGACACGCTTGTTCAGCACGAGAAAATCCActctggagaaaggccttatgagtgcggtgaatgtgggaaggccttcagccGCAAAGCCACACTCGTGCAGCATCAGAGAATCCACACTGGGGAGAGGCCTTACGAGTGCAgcgaatgtgggaagtcctttagCCGCAAAGACAACCTTACACAGCACaaaagaattcacactggagaaatgCCTTATAAGTGTGGTGAATGTGGAAAATACTTTAGCCATCACTCCAATTTAATTgtacaccagagagttcacaatGGAGCAAGGCCTTTTAAGTGCAATGATTGTGGGAAAGTTTTCAGACACAAATCCACACTTGTCCAGCATGAGAGCATCCACACTGGAGAAAACCCTTATGTTTGCAGTGATTGTGGCAAGTCCTTTGGCCACAAATACACCCTCATTAAACACCAGAGAATTCACACCGAGAGTAGGCCTTTTGAATGCATTGAATGTGGGAAATTCTTTAGTCGAAGCTCTGACTTTATTgcacaccagagagttcacacggGTGAAAGGCCTTTTGTGTGTAGCAAATGCGGGAAAGATTTCATAAGAACCTCCCACCTTGTTCGGCATCAaaaagttcacactggagaaaggccatATGAGTGCAATGAATGCGGGAAAGCCTATAGCTTAAGCTCCCACCTCATTCGGCATCAGAAAGTTCACACTGCAGGAAGGCTTTAG
- the LOC129147109 gene encoding zinc finger protein 154-like isoform X1 — MAAAAPGRPAEGRVTFEDVALHFSLEEWELLDEAQRRLYHDVMLANLTLITSLGCWHGAQNEEAPSELSSSLQGVSEVRTPKAGVSPLKAHPCELCGVNMGDILHFTRHPGTHHGKKLYKMGACEKQLDVSTELEHQKQLTGEMCFRGHMDRTSFVKDCKFCVSGKPGSCDEVLTDFLASSGFLQHQATHTREKSNRKTECATDSHKGNTLSDSEYMKDFNCKCMLVQDQKVLTREKCHVSNESGKSYGKSYSLVDHWRTHTGEKPYECGECGKSFKQSSSLIQHRRVHTGARPHKCDLCGKLFSNKSNLIKHGRIHTGERPYECGECGKSFSQSSALLQHRSVHTGEKPYECSECGKFFTYNSSLLKHQRVHSGSRPYSCSECGKSFTLNSRLIDHSRVHSGEKPYKCTECGKGFSQSSVLLEHWRIHTGERPYECSECGKLFTHNSSFLKHQRVHTGERPYECSECGKFFTYSYSLIKHKRIHTGERPYECSQCGKSFSQSSALFQHRRVHTGEKPYECSECGKFFTYSSSLIKHIRIHTGERPYECNQCGKYFSQSSALFQHQRVHTGERPYECSECGKCFTYSSSLLKHQSSHQRKAL; from the exons GGCAGGGTGACCTTTGAGGACGTGGCCCTGCACTTCTCCTTGGAGGAATGGGAGCTCctggatgaggctcagagacgccTGTACCACGATGTGATGCTGGCGAACTTGACACTGATAACCTCCCTGG GTTGTTGGCATGGAGCCCAGAATGAGGAGGCCCCGTCTGAGCTCAGCAGTTCTTTACAAGGAGTGTCAGAGGTCAGGACTCCCAAGGCAGGTGTGTCTCCCCTGAAGGCCCATCCTTGTGAGCTGTGTGGTGTGAACATGGGAGACATTTTGCACTTCACTAGGCACCCGGGAACACATCATGGGAAGAAACTATACAAGATGGGGGCATGTGAGAAACAGTTGGATGTTAGCACGGAACTTGAGCATCAGAAGCAGCTCACGGGAGAGATGTGCTTCAGAGGCCACATGGACAGAACGTCATTTGTAAAGGACTGCAAATTCTGTGTGTCAGGGAAGCCCGGTTCCTGTGACGAGGTTTTGACAGACTTCCTGGCCAGCTCAGGatttctccagcaccaggccacacACACCAGGGAGAAGTCAAACAGGAAAACTGAGTGTGCCACAGACTCTCACAAGGGAAACACTCTGTCTGACTCGGAATACATGAAAGATTTTAATTGCAAGTGCATGCTTGTTCAAGACCAGAAAGTCCTCACCCGAGAAAAATGCCATGTGAGCAATGAAAGTGGAAAATCTTATGGCAAAAGCTATAGCCTTGTTGACCATTGGAGAACTCACACTGGGGAAAAGCCTTATGAGTGTGgagaatgtgggaagtcctttaaGCAAAGCTCTAGCCTCATTCAACAccggagagttcacactggagcgCGGCCTCACAAGTGTGACTTATGTGGAAAATTATTTAGCAACAAGTCCAACCTTATTAAACATGgaagaattcacactggagaaaggccttatgagtgtggggaatgtgggaagtcctttagCCAAAGCTCTGCACTCCTTCAACACCGGAgtgttcacacaggagaaaagccatatgagtgcagtgaatgtgggaagttctTTACCTACAACTCCAGTCTCCTaaaacaccagagagttcactcTGGGTCCAGGCCCTATtcctgcagtgaatgtggaaaatccttTACTCTAAATTCCCGCCTGATTGATCACTCCAGAGTTCATAGTGGAGAAAAGCCGTATAAGTGCACCGAATGTGGGAAAGGTTTTAGCCAAAGCTCTGTGCTTCTAGAGCATtggagaattcacactggagaaaggccttatgagtgcagtgaatgtgggaaattatTTACTCACAATTCTAGTTTCTTaaaacatcagagagttcacactggggaaaggccttatgagtgcagtgaatgtgggaaattctTTACTTACAGCTATAGTCTCATCAAACACaaaagaattcacactggagaaagaccTTATGAGTGTAGccaatgtgggaaatcttttagccAAAGCTCTGCACTTTTTCAGCATAGGAGAGTTCACAccggagaaaagccatatgagtgcagtgaatgtgggaaattctTTACTTACAGTTCTAGTCTCATCAAACACAtaagaattcacactggagaaaggccttatgagtgtaACCAATGTGGGAAATATTTTAGCCAAAGCTCTGCACTTTTTCAGCATcagcgagttcacactggagaaagaccatatgagtgcagtgaatgtgggaaatgctTTACTTACAGCTCTAGTCTCTTAAAACACCAGAGTTCACATcagagaaaggccttatga
- the LOC129147109 gene encoding zinc finger protein 549-like isoform X2 — MAAAAPGRPAEGRVTFEDVALHFSLEEWELLDEAQRRLYHDVMLANLTLITSLGCWHGAQNEEAPSELSSSLQGVSEVRTPKAGTREHIMGRNYTRWGHVRNSWMLARNLSIRSSSRERCASEATWTERHL, encoded by the exons GGCAGGGTGACCTTTGAGGACGTGGCCCTGCACTTCTCCTTGGAGGAATGGGAGCTCctggatgaggctcagagacgccTGTACCACGATGTGATGCTGGCGAACTTGACACTGATAACCTCCCTGG GTTGTTGGCATGGAGCCCAGAATGAGGAGGCCCCGTCTGAGCTCAGCAGTTCTTTACAAGGAGTGTCAGAGGTCAGGACTCCCAAGGCAG GCACCCGGGAACACATCATGGGAAGAAACTATACAAGATGGGGGCATGTGAGAAACAGTTGGATGTTAGCACGGAACTTGAGCATCAGAAGCAGCTCACGGGAGAGATGTGCTTCAGAGGCCACATGGACAGAACGTCATTTGTAA